The Streptomyces sp. 135 sequence GTATGGGGCGCCGTCGCCTTCCTCAACTGGCAGCGCCAGAAGCGCATCGAGGCGTTCATCAACCAGCTTCCCGACGTCGCCCGCATCCTGGCCAACGCGACGGCGGCCGGCCTGGCCCTGCGCACCTCCCTCGCGATGGCGGCGGAGGAACTGGAGGCCCCGGCCGGCGAGGAACTCTCCCACGTGGCCGACCAGTTGACCCTTGGCCGCTCCATCGACGACACCCTCGGCGAACTGGCCGAACGCCTCCCGTCCCGCGAGCTCATCGTCCTCGTCACGACGCTCGTCCTGTCCAACAAGGCGGGCGGCACGGTGGTCAACTCCCTGCGCAACCTCACCCAGACCCTGGAGGACAGGAAGGAGACGCGGCGCGAGGTCCGCACGATGCTGTCGGAGGTCCACGCGACGGCGTTCACGGTCCCCCTGCTCGGCCTCGGCTCGCTGCTCCTGATCAACTCCTCCAACGAAGGGGCCCTGGAGCGCGTGACCGGCTCCCCGGTGGGCCAGACGCTGATCCTGATCTCCCTGGGGCTGTACGGGATCGGCTTCTTCGTCATCCGACGCCTCGGCAAGATCGAGGTCTAGAAATGCCGGTACGGGAAGGGGAGTTACGTTGCTGGGCTTGCTGCTAGCGGTCGCGATGGGCCTCGCCGTGGCCGGCGTCTGCCAGGGCGTCCGCATGTACCGCGCGGACGCGAAGCTGCCCGCCGACCTGGCCGTCGCCCTGGAGGTCGGCGCCACCCGCGTCTCGGCGACGGGCTCGGCGGTGGACCGGCTCGGCATGCGCTTCGCACCCCTCGTCCTGCGCCTGATGGGCCGGCGGCGGGTCGACGCCAAGCGCCGCCGGATCGACATGGCGGGCAACCCCGGGGGCCTGACCATCGACCGCTACGGGGCACGGCGGGCGGTCTACGGCATCTTCGGAGTCGTCCTCGGCCTGGTGTTCCTCGTGAACGGCTCCCCGCTCTTCGGTCTGCTCACCCTCGCCTTCGGGGCGACGGCGGCGGACGCGCTGATCTGGCAGGCGATCCGCGAACGCCGCGAGGTCATCGACCGCACGCTCCCCGACTTCCTGGACGTCCTCGCCGTCGTCGTCTCGGCGGGCCTCGGCTTCCGGCAGGCGCTGGACCGGGTGGCGGAGCGGTACGAGGGGCCCTGGGCGGACGAACTGCGGATCACGCTGCGCCAGATGGACATGGGGGTCAGCCGCCGCCAGGCCTTCGACGAGCTGCGCCGGCGGAACGCGTCGGAGCAGGTCGCCCAGTTCGTCTCGGCGCTCCAGCAGGGCGAGGAGCTGGGCTCGCCCATCGCGGACACGCTCATCCAGCTGGCCACGGACATGCGGCGCACGGACGCCCAGAATTCGCGCCGCAGGGCCGCGAAGACCATTCCCAAGGCGACGATGGTGACGCTGGTCTTCATGTTGCCGGCCACGATGATTTTGATCGCGGCGGGCATGTTCCTCGGCTCGGGGTCGGACTTCGGTTCGATTCTGGGGCGCTGATCTGGGCGCCGATGAAAAGACGTCCGTCAACTGTGCGAAAGCCCTTCGCGGGTGCAATGTGGTGTGGGACAGTCGGGGTTGAGTTCACGGTTCGCGGGAGGGGGCTTCGTGCATGGTGATCTCACCGAGAGGGAAGAGAATCCGCCAACTTGCGGACGAGCGGCGCCCGTCTGGCCGCCGGTCCCGCAGAGTTGTTGCCGGCAGTCGTCGAATCGGGTGGGAGAGAAGGGGCCGTCGTGCTGAAGGAACGCGCGCTCAGAGTCTGGGTCGACTGGACGGTGACTGTCGCTTCGCGGGTCCGGGGGAGGGGGCGGGACGCGGGGGCGGGGTTCGTGGAGTATGCGGGGTTGATGATTCTTATTGCGGGGATCTATACGTTGATCGACGGCCTGGCCCTCGACAACAAGATCTCCACGGCAATCGGCAATGCGGTGAGCGACGTCGTCGGAGGGTGACGCGTAGCCACCTGCGGAGCGACTTAGGGCAGACCCTCCCCATTTACATCTGGCTCACGGGGATTCTGCTCTTTGTTGCGTTCGCCTTCTTTGCGTTCGCCCAGGCTGCATCCGCACGTAACGGAGCCCAGTCGGCGGCGGACGCGGCTGCGTTGGCGGCGGCCCAGGACTCCCGGGACGAGCTGGTCGAAGGGCTGGGCCTGTCCATCGGCGAGGGAGACGACTGGCTCGACTGGCTGGCAGGTGACAAGTACACCGGCGCCGGATCGCAGGGAGCCGCCGATGCGCTGGCCGCGCAGAACGATTCGACGGTCATTGGTCTTTCACCCGCCGAGGTGAACGGCTTTCCAGGCTTCCGGGTAGAGGTCCGAACCAACTACACCGTGGGCGACTCGATCATTCCGGGTACCGAGTCCAAGCATGCGAACGCCGAGGCCACCGCCATCATCGAACCGCGTTGCGATGTCGATCCATCAGCGGACCCCGAGAAGGTCGTGGAATTCGACTGCGACGGCGAAGAGTCCTTCGAGATCGATCCGGACGACTTTGAACGAGGTGATCTTCCGGATGCCTCCGTCCTCTTCTCTGTCCACCTGGCCGGCTGACCGGCGAAGGAAGGAAGCGGTAGTGATGAGTATTCGGCTTTCCATGCCGGCCCGCAGGTCAATGGCTGCTGTGGTGATCACGGCCGGGCTGGTCCTCACCGCCGTCGGCTGCGGCGGAGGTGGGGACGGAGACGAGCCCGACAAGACATCCAAGTCGACCGCGCCTCCCAATAGAGGTGACGGTAAGGACAAGGGTTCCCAGGAGCCTGCCGAGGACCGGACCATGGCCGAAGCCAAGGGTGACGGGGTGACCCTCGTGATCACTTCAGCTAATCGTGACGAAGGTGGTTTCGTCACGGTCTCAGGAAAAGTGACCAACACGTCGGGTGGCCTGTGGACGGGCGGCCAATGGCGCGGTGACGAGAAAGAGCTGCAGAAGAACGGCGGATCTGTCGCCGGGGCGAGCCTCGTGGACGGTGAGGGAAAGAAGAGATACCTGGTCCTGCGGGACACGAGTGGGCGGTGCCTTTGCACCAAGTTTGAGGGCGGTCTCGATTCGGGGCAGACCGTCGACTGGTTCGCCCAGTTCCCCGCACCCCCGGATGGCATCGACAAGGTCACCTTCCAAGTGGGGTCGATGCCCCCCGCCCCCATAGAACTCTCCGAGGGTGAGTAACCCATGACCCGCCCCCACCTCCGCACCGCCACCGCCACCGCCACAACCACCGCCACCCTCACCGCCCTGCTCCTCCTCCTCGCCCCCACCCCCGCCTGGGCCGACGGCGGCGACCCCACCGCACCCCCCGGCAGCACCACCACCTCCCCGCCCCCCGAAGTCGACTCCAACAGCCCGGGGCTGAAGCTGGCCGACGGGGCCACGCTCGCGCCCGCCAAGGTGCTGGACATCAAGTCCGTCGTCGAGGACCTCGGCGGTGAGGAGCGCCGCGAGGACACCAACACGGACGTGAAGTTCGCGCTCCAGGCGGAGGTCCTGTTCCCCAAGGACAGCGCGGAGCTGAACCCGGAGGCGAACGCCCGCATCAAGGCCATCGCCGAGGAGGCCAAGGCGCAGAAGGCCACGGACGTCAGGGTCTTCGGCTTCACGGACAACCTCGGCTCCTACGGCCACGGCAAGAAGCTCTCCCGCGAACGCGCGGAGGCGGTGCACGACGAGCTGGCGGGGCACCTCGGCCCCGAGGTCACCTTCTCCGTGCGCGGCTACAGCGAGGACTACCCGATCGCGGACAACGGCTCCGAGGAGGGCCGCAAGAAGAACCGCCGAGTCGAGGTCTCGTTCCCCCGAGGAGCAACCGGCACCGGAAGCACCACAGGCACCGGCACCGGAAACACCACAGGCACCGGCACCGGAAACACCACAGGCACCGGCACCGGCACGAACGCCACCGGCTGAACACGTCCCCGAAGCGCTGCCGACGGAGGACCCCGCTACGCCAGGATTGCCCCATGAGCAACAGCCCCAGCCACCCCGCCCGCCCCGCGCCCCATACCCTCGACGACTTCGACGACCTCGTCGCCGAGGCGGAGGCCGCGCCCACCGCCGGCTGGGACTTCTCCTGGTTCGAGGGCCGGGCCACCGAAGCGCGGCCCTCCTGGCGCTACGCCGAGGTCATGGCACAGCGCCTCGCGCGGGCGGAGGCCTCGCTCGACATCCAGACCGGCGGCGGCGAGGTGCTGGCCTCCGCCGCCACCCTGCCGCCCCTCGCCGTCGCCACGGAGGGCTGGCCCGCGAACGTCGCCAAGGCCACCGCGCTGCTGCACCCGCGAGGCGTGGCGGTGGTCGCCTCGCCCGAGGACGCCCCGCTGCCGTTCGCGGACGGCGCCTTCGACCTGGTCACCAGCCGCCATCCAGTGCGGGCCCGCTTCGGTGAGATCGCCCGCGTGCTGCGCCCCGGCGGCACGTACTTCGCGCAGCACGTCGGGCCCGCCAGCGCCTTCGAGGTCGTCGAGTACTTCCTCGGGCCGCAGCCGGCGGAGGTCAGGAACGGCCGCCACCCCGACCTGGAGCGCGCCGAGGCCGAGGCGGCGGGCCTGGAGGTCGTGGACCTGCGGGCCGAGCGACTGCGGATGGAGTTCTTCGACGTCGGAGCCGTCGTCCACTTCCTGCGCAAGGTGGTGTGGATGGTCCCGGACTTCAGCGTGGAGAAATACCGTCCCCGGCTGCGCGAGCTGCACGACCGGATCCGGGCCGAAGGCCCCTTCGTGGCGCACAGCTCCCGCCACCTCTTCGACATCCGCAAGCCCGTATAGCCGCACAGTCGGTACTGTCATTCCGGTAAGTGACCGCGTGACAGGAGGAGTTGGCCGTGCGCAAGGAACGAGAGCCGTACGCCTGCGGGCTCGACGCCGCCGTGGACGTCGTCGGCGGCAAGTGGAAGCCCATGATCCTGTGGGCGCTGTACGCGGGCCGGACGCTGCGCTTCGGTGAGCTGAGGCGGCACATCCCCGGTGTCAGCGAGAAGATGCTGATCCAGCAGCTGCGCGAACTGGAGTCGGACGGCATCGTGCACCGCGAGGTCTACCGCGAGGTGCCGCCGAAGGTCGAGTACTCGCTGACCGACCTCGGCCAGTCCCTCAACACGGCCCTGCTTCCCCTGGGGTTGTGGGGCGACCAGCACATGGAGCAGATCGTGGCCGGCAAGGCGAACGGCAGCGCCGACAGCAGCTACGGCACCAACAACGGCACCGGCAAGGGCAGCGGCACCGGCACCGACGAGACGGACATGGCCAATAGGGCGCAGAACGCCGCCTGATGGGGCGTTCCGGGCAAGGCCCGCCCACGCATCACCCGCATCGCACCGCCCCGCGGGCCCCAGAATCGAAGCCTTGATTCCGCATCGTTATCAATACTGGCTCGATCTGCCCCTACCCGTCACGTAAGTTCAGACCAAGGCTAATTCGCGTGAGCAAAGCTACGCGTGCGGTGCCGTGCGGTGGAGGGGGCCGCGCGGCACCGCGAGCCGTCATCCCGCGCCGTGCACGACGATCCGCGCACCCCGGCGTACGCCCCACTCGGCCAGCGACCCGGCAGCCGCCTCGATCACATGCCGGGCCCGCGGGCGCGGCACCCCGATCAGGCCCGGCGGCATCGTCCGCACGGACAGCACACGCCACTCGCGGTCCAGATACGCCACATCAACGGCGAACCGCATCCCCACGGTGTGCACGCCACGCGCCGGCGTCAGCAGCAGCGCCCCTGTCACACCCGTACGGCCGAGCAGCCCCCGTCGCCGCGCCCGCGCCGATCCCGCGATCTCCAGAGGGATCTCCGAGGCGCCTTCCGCGGAGATCGCCCCGCCGGGCTCCGGGGGCGGGCCGAAGACCTTCATCGTCGCCATCCGGCGAAGTTAGCGGCGCGCACACCCGGCGCGTCAAGCGCGCGAACGCCTGCGGGGTCCCCCGTGTGGAGTACGGCCGCGCCCGGCCGAAATCCGCCGCAGAACCCGGGATTCCGGCCCCAGAACGGGCTCGCGCAGTCGTCGCGTGGTCTCGGAGAGTAGTTGTGGCACGCCGATGCACGCGAAATCCCTTACGAAGGGTTATGGTGGAAACCCCCCCTCGGGCCGGTCCGTCTCCCCCCCACGGACCGGCCCGTTTTTTGTGCCCGCGTTCAGGCCGGGGCCCCGGTGGCGGCGGCGCCAAGATCCACGCGCCGTTATGGTCAGGTACATGTCTGATCAGCTCCCCCCACCGCCCCAAGCCCCGCACCACCCGCAGGCGGGCCTCCCCGCCTACCCGGGCCCCGCGCAGGACCCCGGCCACGGCTACGGCCCGCAGGCCCCGCAGCGGATGCCCGGCGTCGTCCGCGCCGCGCAGATCATCACCTGGGCCCTCGCCGGGCTCACCGTCCTCGGCTCGGCCCTCGCGGTCGCCGTGGTCAACCCCGAGACGGGCGGCGCCGCCCTCGGGGTCAACCTCTGCCTCCTGGTCACGGCCGGCATGGCCTTCCGCTTCGGCAGCGTCGGCAACGGCATCCGCGTCACCTGCATCGTCCTGATGAGCGTGCAGACAGCGCTCGGCCTCGGGGGAGCGGCGAACGGCAACCCGGTGGGGCTGCTGCCCCTGCTCGGTGCCATCGCCGTCGTCGTCCTGCTCTCCCAGGGCGCCGCGGGCGCGTGGTTCAAGCGCCCGCGCGCCCATGGCTGACCCGGCGCGCCCGCCCCGTACGCGGCTGACGCGCCGAGCCGACGCGTCAGCTGCGCCCCGCCCAGATGTTCGTGCCCGGCGTCGACACCGCGAAGGTGTCGATCGCCGCGAGTTCCTCGTCCGTGAGCTTCGGCCCGGCAAGCGCCGCCACGTTCTCCTCCAGCTGCCCGACGCTCGACGCGCCGATCAGCGCCGAGGTCATCCGCTCGTCCCGCAGCACCCAGTTGAGGGCGAGCTGGGCGAGTGACTGGCCGCGGGCCGCCGCGATGTCGTTGAGGCCGTTCAGCCGGCGCACGACCTCGTCGCTCAGCAGATCCGGGTCCAGGGACTTGCCCTGCGTGGCGCGCGAACCCTCCGGGATGCCCTTCAGGTACTTGTTCGTGAGCAGCCCCTGGGCGAGCGGCACGAAGGAGATGCAGCCCATGCCCGCCTCCTCCAGGGTGTCGAGCAGGCCGTCCTCCTCGGTCCAGCGGTTGATCATCGAGTACGACGGTTGGTGGATGAGCGCGGGCACGCCCATCTCCCGCAGCAGGCGCGCCGCTTCGGCGGTCTGCTCGCTGTTGTACGACGACACGCCGACGTAGAGCGCCTTGCCCTGCTGGACGGCGGAGGCGAGC is a genomic window containing:
- a CDS encoding type II secretion system F family protein, coding for MTDPALLALGATILTGTLAVAGVHSYASGRAQRQALVDRLALGPGTGDGGPPGRARRFVAVDRRLRRTRLGRAIHLRLSSTGLDLTAGEFFTYVVAVVAALWLLAAATLAPFFGPVAGLVAVWGAVAFLNWQRQKRIEAFINQLPDVARILANATAAGLALRTSLAMAAEELEAPAGEELSHVADQLTLGRSIDDTLGELAERLPSRELIVLVTTLVLSNKAGGTVVNSLRNLTQTLEDRKETRREVRTMLSEVHATAFTVPLLGLGSLLLINSSNEGALERVTGSPVGQTLILISLGLYGIGFFVIRRLGKIEV
- a CDS encoding DUF5936 domain-containing protein, which translates into the protein MLGLLLAVAMGLAVAGVCQGVRMYRADAKLPADLAVALEVGATRVSATGSAVDRLGMRFAPLVLRLMGRRRVDAKRRRIDMAGNPGGLTIDRYGARRAVYGIFGVVLGLVFLVNGSPLFGLLTLAFGATAADALIWQAIRERREVIDRTLPDFLDVLAVVVSAGLGFRQALDRVAERYEGPWADELRITLRQMDMGVSRRQAFDELRRRNASEQVAQFVSALQQGEELGSPIADTLIQLATDMRRTDAQNSRRRAAKTIPKATMVTLVFMLPATMILIAAGMFLGSGSDFGSILGR
- a CDS encoding pilus assembly protein TadG-related protein; the encoded protein is MTRSHLRSDLGQTLPIYIWLTGILLFVAFAFFAFAQAASARNGAQSAADAAALAAAQDSRDELVEGLGLSIGEGDDWLDWLAGDKYTGAGSQGAADALAAQNDSTVIGLSPAEVNGFPGFRVEVRTNYTVGDSIIPGTESKHANAEATAIIEPRCDVDPSADPEKVVEFDCDGEESFEIDPDDFERGDLPDASVLFSVHLAG
- a CDS encoding OmpA family protein; this translates as MTRPHLRTATATATTTATLTALLLLLAPTPAWADGGDPTAPPGSTTTSPPPEVDSNSPGLKLADGATLAPAKVLDIKSVVEDLGGEERREDTNTDVKFALQAEVLFPKDSAELNPEANARIKAIAEEAKAQKATDVRVFGFTDNLGSYGHGKKLSRERAEAVHDELAGHLGPEVTFSVRGYSEDYPIADNGSEEGRKKNRRVEVSFPRGATGTGSTTGTGTGNTTGTGTGNTTGTGTGTNATG
- a CDS encoding class I SAM-dependent methyltransferase yields the protein MSNSPSHPARPAPHTLDDFDDLVAEAEAAPTAGWDFSWFEGRATEARPSWRYAEVMAQRLARAEASLDIQTGGGEVLASAATLPPLAVATEGWPANVAKATALLHPRGVAVVASPEDAPLPFADGAFDLVTSRHPVRARFGEIARVLRPGGTYFAQHVGPASAFEVVEYFLGPQPAEVRNGRHPDLERAEAEAAGLEVVDLRAERLRMEFFDVGAVVHFLRKVVWMVPDFSVEKYRPRLRELHDRIRAEGPFVAHSSRHLFDIRKPV
- a CDS encoding helix-turn-helix domain-containing protein; its protein translation is MRKEREPYACGLDAAVDVVGGKWKPMILWALYAGRTLRFGELRRHIPGVSEKMLIQQLRELESDGIVHREVYREVPPKVEYSLTDLGQSLNTALLPLGLWGDQHMEQIVAGKANGSADSSYGTNNGTGKGSGTGTDETDMANRAQNAA
- a CDS encoding DUF192 domain-containing protein gives rise to the protein MKVFGPPPEPGGAISAEGASEIPLEIAGSARARRRGLLGRTGVTGALLLTPARGVHTVGMRFAVDVAYLDREWRVLSVRTMPPGLIGVPRPRARHVIEAAAGSLAEWGVRRGARIVVHGAG
- the mgrA gene encoding L-glyceraldehyde 3-phosphate reductase codes for the protein MNDTSLYRAAEGRYDAMEYRRTGRSGLKLPAVSLGLWHNFGDDKALDTQRAILRRAFDLGVTHFDLANNYGPPPGSAELNFGKIFAQDFASYRDELVISTKAGYLMHPGPYGEWGSRKYLLSSLDASLERMGLDYVDIFYSHRFDPETPLEETMGALASAVQQGKALYVGVSSYNSEQTAEAARLLREMGVPALIHQPSYSMINRWTEEDGLLDTLEEAGMGCISFVPLAQGLLTNKYLKGIPEGSRATQGKSLDPDLLSDEVVRRLNGLNDIAAARGQSLAQLALNWVLRDERMTSALIGASSVGQLEENVAALAGPKLTDEELAAIDTFAVSTPGTNIWAGRS